From a single Miscanthus floridulus cultivar M001 chromosome 8, ASM1932011v1, whole genome shotgun sequence genomic region:
- the LOC136470994 gene encoding uncharacterized protein, which produces MKTTMASAALLLVLALALASAPLTAEAKKKKAAAAAATGESAETKKMPDSFCATLCEGRKGMDLVVCKESCELSQRSNLVQYGRIQCKGKCTEQKGITAPAMKVCEEQCDKDYVVKAAEVTAACNKTCAKEKNKALSETCRKGCTPPAS; this is translated from the coding sequence ATGAAGACCACCATGGCATCAGCCGCGCTGCTCTTGGTGCTAGCCCTCGCGCTAGCGTCCGCCCCACTCACAGCAGAGGCAAAGAAGAAGAAagcagccgccgccgcggccaccggCGAGTCGGCCGAGACGAAGAAGATGCCAGACAGCTTCTGCGCCACGCTCTGCGAAGGCAGGAAGGGGATGGACCTCGTCGTCTGCAAGGAGTCCTGCGAGCTCTCCCAGCGCTCCAACCTGGTGCAGTACGGGAGGATCCAGTGCAAGGGCAAGTGCACCGAGCAGAAGGGCATCACCGCGCCGGCGATGAAGGTCTGCGAGGAGCAGTGCGACAAGGACTACGTGGTGAAAGCGGCCGAGGTCACCGCTGCCTGCAACAAGACCTGCGCCAAGGAGAAGAACAAGGCGCTCAGCGAGACTTGCAGGAAGGGCTGCACCCCTCCTGCTTCTTGA